TTTAGGGGATGCAAAGATGGTTGCTTTTAATTTAGATTCAAAACTATTTGCTGCTCTGCCACACATAATGACTTCTAAATCAGGCCATTTGGACTGATAGCGACTAATTATCCCATCCATTTCCGCTGTAATGCCATTGAGGACTCCACTAATCATCGCTTCTTCCGTGGTTTGTCCAATCAAATCGACTGAATCATATTTTGAAATTAAAGGAAGCTTTTTGGTGTAATCATTCATGGACTTAAACCTTAGATCAATACCTGGAGAAATACTACCGCCATGGTACAGACTCTTATCGTCCAAGAAGTCGTAGGTTACGCAAGAGCCAATATCTATTACCAAATTGTTTTTTCCTTTGTTTATGCATTCAGCTCCAGCAAGTGCAGCAATTCTATCCACCCCAAGTGTGTTTTTTGTTTTATAATGATTCTCGAAGGGAATAGGTGTGCTGGCATGTAAAATAAATATTTTGTGAGCGGGCAGCTCTTTGGTCAGAATTTGTTCGTTGCCTGCTACTGAACATGCAATTATATGGTTCGGTTGTTTTTTCTTGATAAGATCGGTTACTTCACTCAAACTTTGAAATGTCCAATCCTCTGACAAGAGATTGTTTTGAAAAAGACCGACCTTGATAGAAGAGTTGCCGATATCAATGGCTATATTGATTGAGTCATTGTTCATATTTAATGCCAAGGTTTATTGTACTTTTTCTATACTGTGAAATTAATGGGAGAACTTATTACGTACAATAATTGTAAAATATTAATACCTCTCGTTTGGTTTTATGTGAACAGATAATATCTTTATTACATTGTTCGGAACCTGCTATGAGAAGATTTAAAAATTTACATCTTGAAACTAAAATGATCGGTTCAGATTTAATATAATTGCC
The sequence above is drawn from the Reichenbachiella sp. genome and encodes:
- a CDS encoding type III pantothenate kinase, whose product is MNNDSINIAIDIGNSSIKVGLFQNNLLSEDWTFQSLSEVTDLIKKKQPNHIIACSVAGNEQILTKELPAHKIFILHASTPIPFENHYKTKNTLGVDRIAALAGAECINKGKNNLVIDIGSCVTYDFLDDKSLYHGGSISPGIDLRFKSMNDYTKKLPLISKYDSVDLIGQTTEEAMISGVLNGITAEMDGIISRYQSKWPDLEVIMCGRAANSFESKLKATIFASPKLVLIGLNRILEYNEKS